A stretch of DNA from Brevibacterium ihuae:
CGCGATCCTCGGCGTGCTCGTCGTCCTCGCGGTCATCACCGTCCTCACCGGAGGTTCGGTGACGTGGTGGCCCTCCCCGGCCAATCCCTTCGGCCTCATCCCGGAGCCGCAGTTCCCGTGAGCGACGCCGCGTGAGCGCGGTCGGGGCCTGCTGAGCCCTGCCGCAGTTCCGTGAGCGCGACTGGGAAGCGGTGAACCCGCAGCGGTTCCGTGTGCGCGGCCGCCGTGCCACCGCGTGCTCCGATCCGGGTGATCCGTCGACGCGAACCTGCGTGATCCGCGACGCGAACCTGCGTGGTTGGTGAACGGCGGGCGGAGCCGGAGGTCGTATCATGGCAGGGCGCCGGAGGGCGCCCGAGACCAGCACCAGCGACACAACGTGAGGGAACATGGCGAAGAACTCCTCGTCCGCGGCCGACCGCAGGCAGGCCGCGCGCGAAAAGGCGCGGCAGATCGCAGAGACGCAGGCCAAGCGCGAGAAGACCGCACGCACGATCCTCTACACCGGGGTGGGCGTCGTGGTGGTCGCGGTTCTCGCCGTCGTGATCTTCCTCATCGTCCAGGCCGCCCAACCGACGCCGGGACCCAAGAACTACACCGCCGGGTCGATCACGCTCGCGAGCGACGGCGAGCAGGTGCAGGCCTACGGTGCCAAGGGCGCCGAGGCGGATGACGCCCCGGCGGACGCGCCGGCGTTCTCCGAGTCCGGCCTCCCGGACACCGCGCCGGTCGTCACCGTGTACCTCGACTTCCAGTGCCCCGGCTGCGCGGGCTTCGAGCAGGCCAACGCCGGAACGCTCGGAAAGCTCGTCGATGAGGGCACGATCGCCGTGGAGTACCAGCCCGTCGCGATCCTCGATGCGAGCTCGCAGGGCAACGAGTACTCGACCCGCTCGGCGAACCTCATGGCCTGCGTGGCCGACAGCGGCCAGACCGACGTCTACATGGATGTCATGAAGACCCTCTTCGACAACCAGCCGGCGCAGGGCGCCAACGGCATGACCGACGAGCAGCTCCTCGAGTTCGCCGAGCAGGCCGGAGTCGACACGAGTGCCCCGACGACGACGCTCGAGGGCGGGCCCTCCGTGCAGGAGTGCGTGGAGAACGTGAGCTTCGACAAGTTCGTCGAGAACACCACGCAGGACGCGCTGAGCGACGGCCTGCAGGGCACCCCGCGCGTGCTCGTCAACGGCGAGGACACCGAGGCCTGGCAGGATCCGGAGGCGTTCGCCACCGAGCTCCTCACCGCCGCCGGCGAGATCGGCTGAGTCGAACCGCGCTCGCGCGGCGGGTTTGGATCCGGCCGGGATCGTGACCGGTGAGGCTGCTTCCGATCGGATTGTGCCGTCCGTCGAGGCGGGTGGTTTAGACTGCTGCAGTCGCCGAACGGGACGCACTGCCGTGCGGACACCCGGGCGGCCCGCCTCCTTAGCTCAGTTGGTAGAGCACCGCTCTTGTAAAGCGAAGGTCGTCAGTTCGAGTCTGACAGGGGGCTCCGGACAGCATGCGGCCCCGGGATCGGAAGGATCCCGGGGCCGTGATGCGTTTCGGGGGAGAGGTGGGGCTCGGAGCTCGGGGTCGGGCCGGCGACGGCACCCGCCGGAGAGTGACGTCACTCACGCGTCAGGGAGCCGATCTCCTGTTCGTCGCCGTTCTTCACCGTCATCGTCGAGCCGTCGATCTCGAGAACCCGCGCCTCGCGCAGCCAGGTATCGACCCCGATGCACGCCTTGAGCGTCGTGGTGAACCGTTCGAGCGTCACCGTGGCCCCGTCCTGCTCGTAGGTGGTACCGATGCCGTTGCACCCGTCGCTGCCGGAGACCTTGCCGTCCTCGGAGAACGTCAGGTGCGGCTCCCCCTTCTCGTCGGAGACCCAGCGGCCGACTACAGTTTCCACGGACTCTTCTCCGTTCGTCGAGGACACGGTTCCGGTACCGCCGCACCCGCCGAGGAGCAGCCCGGTTGTCGTCGCCAGTGCGGCGATCATGGGGATGGGGCGAAACTTCATGCTCCGAGTCTAAGCGGCGCGCGCTCAAGCATGAAGACCTGCCGGGCTGGGGGGCGCGCTGGAAGACCCTGCTCGTCCCTCCTTCCGCCGGTGCCGCGGGGGCGGTCGGTGCCGTGTGCGGTGAGC
This window harbors:
- a CDS encoding DsbA family protein, producing MAKNSSSAADRRQAAREKARQIAETQAKREKTARTILYTGVGVVVVAVLAVVIFLIVQAAQPTPGPKNYTAGSITLASDGEQVQAYGAKGAEADDAPADAPAFSESGLPDTAPVVTVYLDFQCPGCAGFEQANAGTLGKLVDEGTIAVEYQPVAILDASSQGNEYSTRSANLMACVADSGQTDVYMDVMKTLFDNQPAQGANGMTDEQLLEFAEQAGVDTSAPTTTLEGGPSVQECVENVSFDKFVENTTQDALSDGLQGTPRVLVNGEDTEAWQDPEAFATELLTAAGEIG
- a CDS encoding META domain-containing protein, which gives rise to MKFRPIPMIAALATTTGLLLGGCGGTGTVSSTNGEESVETVVGRWVSDEKGEPHLTFSEDGKVSGSDGCNGIGTTYEQDGATVTLERFTTTLKACIGVDTWLREARVLEIDGSTMTVKNGDEQEIGSLTRE